The Cloeon dipterum chromosome X, ieCloDipt1.1, whole genome shotgun sequence genome includes a window with the following:
- the LOC135947068 gene encoding uncharacterized protein LOC135947068 → MNSWSFVVLLIAASAAASDIQDCLHAKSPAACLQSTAYRHVRDLVAEETIVLSQGIELVRPVKPTGARKAEDVAAEAVLSQEKGDLEQRQEILQQYVADKVQEAASERRLSVQVDTVAGRMYDTVKALTNGQGRAIKKIIKSLLPVIVGFILKVATLVVISYIGMGLLAKKAAIGSLIAIAISIVTFIRSLIVSKHAKHHEQAQLLGALAGQVSAYHNIAATHDIANSIAAQQAASALNHLPYGGWKH, encoded by the exons ATGAACTCGTGGTCATTCGTGGTGCTGCTGATTGCTGCCTCTGCGGCCGCCTCCGACATTCAGGACTGCCTCCATGCAAAGTCCCCGGCCGCCTGCCTCCAGAGCACTGCGTACAG ACATGTTCGTGATTTGGTGGCTGAAGAGACCATCGTCCTGAGCCAGGGCATCGAATTGGTGCGACCTGTGAAACCTACCGGTGCCCGCAAGGCTGAGGACGTGGCCGCTGAAGCTGTGCTGAGCCAGGAGAAGGGTGACTTGGAGCAAAGGCAAGAGATCTTGCAGCAGTATGTCGCCGACAAGGTTCAGGAGGCTGCTTCCGAGAGAAGGCTGTCCGTGCAGGTGGACACTGTCGCTGGCAGAATGTACGACACCGTCAAGGCTCTGACCAATGGACAAG GTCGTGCCATCAAGAAGATCATCAAGAGTCTGTTGCCCGTGATTGTTGGATTTATCCTGAAGGTGGCCACCCTGGTGGTGATCTCGTACATCGGCATGGGTCTGCTGGCTAAGAAGGCCGCGATTGGCTCCTTGATTGCGATCGCCATCTCCATTGTCACTTTTATCAGGAGTCTAATCGTAAGTAAACATGCCAAGCACCATGAACAGGCTCAACTTCTGGGTGCCCTTGCTGGACAGGTCTCCGC GTATCATAATATCGCGGCCACGCACGACATCGCCAACAGCATCGCCGCTCAGCAGGCTGCCTCAGCCCTGAACCACCTCCCCTACGGCGGCTGGAAGCACTGA
- the LOC135946462 gene encoding uncharacterized protein LOC135946462: MRLFVVLSCLVAATMAAGLPEDTLGFVYRVWDDCNNKADLDLTSCLKVKLATAVSRAARMNDLTVFDGVTFVRTAPVDATPEPSEEAVESALPRSADARDDTLSALILERATQFFQTHSLSVKVPEFAERSLSAGDARGKIKKIAPLLLLPLLKAGLLIPLAVVALFLLAGKALIISKLALLLSGIIGLKKLFSGHGHVETAYVSSGASHGWGRSEEAQNLAYSAHAN; this comes from the exons ATGAGGTTGTTTGTTGTTCTCAGCTGCCTGGTGGCGGCCACCATGGCCGCTGGCCTGCCCGAAGACACACTGGGCTTCGTGTACCGCGTGTGGGACGACTGCAACAACAAGGCCGACCTGGACCTGACCTCGTGCCTCAAGGTCAAGCTGGCCACCGCCGTCAGCCGCGCCGCCCGCATGAACGACCTCACCGTGTTCGACGGAGTCACTTTCGTCCGCACCGCCCCCGTTGACGCCACCCCCGAGCCCTCTGAGGAGGCCGTCGAGTCCGCCCTGCCCCGCAGCGCTGACGCCCGCGACGACACCCTCAGCGCCCTGATCCTCGAGCGCGCCACCCAGTTCTTCCAGACCCACTCGCTCTCCGTCAAGGTGCCCGAGTTCGCCGAGCGCAGCCTCTCCGCCGGAGATG CCCGTGGCAAGATCAAGAAGATCGCTCCCCTGCTCCTTCTGCCCCTGCTGAAGGCTGGTCTGCTCATCCCTCTGGCCGTGGTGGCCCTCTTCCTGCTCGCCGGCAAGGCCCTGATCATCAGCAAGCTGGCCCTCCTGCTGTCTGGTATCATCGGCCTGAAGAAGCTGTTCAGCGGACACGGACACGTCGAGACCGCTTACGTCAGCAGCGGCGCCAGCCACGGCTGGGGACGCTCCGAGGAGGCCCAGAACCTCGCCTACAGTGCGCACGCCAACTAA
- the LOC135947070 gene encoding uncharacterized protein LOC135947070, which yields MKLFIVLLAVAAATALPTTEQEANQPQAAASEIQLAEGITVVRNEEAEVQEKEGAPRAIDDSLIGRAARFLQTHSLHLDLKGADVVDAVSAVGRALNGEEVEEARKGVKVKKAGKLLGPLLIGVLLKAALLAPLVLGAIALIAGKALIIGKIALLLSAVIALKKLLGGQHKAVTYEVVSHPHSYSSHDTYSAGSSSGASIAASSPGSYSGGSSSGWGRSSDAHQMAYGAQKP from the exons ATGAAGTTGTTCATCGTTCTTCTGGCCGTCGCAGCCGCCACAGCGCTGCCTACTACCGAGCAGGAGGCCAACCAGCCCCAGG cTGCTGCCTCTGAGATTCAGCTGGCTGAAGGCATCACCGTGGTGCGCAATGAGGAAGCCGAGGTGCAGGAAAAGGAAGGAGCCCCCCGTGCCATTGACGATTCCCTGATCGGCCGCGCCGCTCGTTTCCTCCAGACCCACTCCCTGCACTTGGACCTGAAGGGCGCTGACGTTGTCGATGCCGTCTCTGCTGTCGGCCGTGCTCTTAACGGCGAGGAGGTCGAGGAGGCCAGGAAGGGTGTCAAAG TCAAGAAAGCCGGCAAGCTGCTTGGACCCCTCCTGATCGGAGTTCTGCTCAAGGCCGCCCTGCTCGCTCCTCTTGTTCTTGGTGCCATCGCCCTGATCGCCGGTAAGGCCCTGATCATCGGCAAGATCGCTCTGCTGCTCTCCGCCGTGATCGCCCTGAAGAAGCTCCTGGGAGGTCAGCACAAGGCCGTGACCTACGAGGTTGTGTCGCACCCTCACTCGTACAGCAGCCACGATACCTACTCTgctggcagcagcagcggcgcatCCATCGCCGCCAGCTCGCCTGGATCCTACTCCGGTGGTTCCTCCAGCGGATGGGGACGCAGCTCCGACGCCCACCAGATGGCATACGGTGCCCAGAAGCCCTAA
- the LOC135947073 gene encoding uncharacterized protein LOC135947073: MQSSRSILLFVALLGLVAGLPAEVCPPGSESVGCVARNVVSELSNEADEALPLVRRLWDGVELVKVEAQKIEEPLEGMDNARDLSSSLLHTVRKFASGYEVRLRLQDVVDGAIKDISEARKGGFGGGKKKDGGAMMLAMMMAGMMKAMALGALGLLAMKALTVSSLAFLLSAIVGLKKLLSKGDDGGHEVVQVHGHHGDYHHRRALDLAAHDLAYNGQAQATA; the protein is encoded by the exons ATGCAATCATCTCGTAGCATCCTCCTGTTCGTCGCCCTGCTGGGGCTCGTCGCCGGTTTGCCCGCCGAGGTGTGTCCGCCGGGCTCTGAGTCGGTCGGATGCGTCGCCCGCAACGTAGTCTCCGAACTGTCCAACGAGGCCGACGAAGCCCTGCCGCTCGTCCGCCGACTCTGGGACGGCGTCGAGCTCGTCAAGGTCGAGGCACAGAAAATCGAGGAGCCCCTCGAGGGCATGGACAACGCCAGGGACCTCTCCTCGTCCCTCTTGCACACAGTCAGGAAGTTCGCCTCTGGATACGAGGTGCGTCTCAGGCTGCAGGACGTTGTTGATGGAGCCATCAAGGATATCTCTGAAG ctCGTAAGGGCGGCTTCGGCGGCGGCAAGAAGAAGGACGGCGGTGCCATGATGCTCGCGATGATGATGGCCGGCATGATGAAGGCGATGGCCCTCGGCGCCCTGGGACTTCTGGCTATGAAGGCGCTGACCGTCAGCTCGCTGGCCTTCCTGCTCTCAGCCATCGTCGGCCTGAAGAAGCTGCTCAGCAAGGGCGACGACGGCGGACACGAGGTGGTGCAGGTGCACGGACACCACGGCGACTACCACCACCGCAGGGCGCTCGACCTGGCGGCCCATGACCTCGCCTACAACGGCCAGGCCCAGGCGACGGCGTGA